A single genomic interval of Lentimicrobium saccharophilum harbors:
- a CDS encoding PP2C family serine/threonine-protein phosphatase: MDILKYMGSLEIDAKDEEQLSKFLNEKESEIKDFIKASWQNFSVINTNTIPDEDAIKINDVSAEETEINEDSKIDAENEMIVTSDKTESVFIQNENTIIAESKTAPAPVKVEQIKDKSSNSFELQIKNKSIIIPNGKVNQEYCFLFKIEELGLTEIGDYWFEGLEPIGLIFNSDTNEIKGKPNTAGDHKIKLKIKRNDWSDGKPVFERQITFIINPDPKSLWKNIPTPNDIEYYKPDSDKCFVKVTSSTNIFGLGKTHKKDIVAASQRGRSHAQEGKPRDDDFNIRYISEVDWYILSVADGAGSAKSSRKGSEIACKTVVEVCEQLIKEKTKEFENLIKDFSTEKSDERRKKMGDSLYGILGNSVFKAVKNIEEEAKKTNKPLKDYSTTLIVSICKKFKFGWFVGAFWVGDGGIGIYNKDTNFLKILGESDGGEYAGQTRFLTMPEITQPTELYRRLRFDIVDDFTALILMSDGITDPKFETDANLLKVEKWNELWQDLSKEVDFSDDNEASADQLLNWLDFWSPGNHDDRTIAILF; the protein is encoded by the coding sequence ATGGATATTTTAAAATATATGGGTAGTCTTGAAATAGATGCAAAAGACGAAGAACAATTATCAAAATTCCTTAACGAAAAGGAATCAGAAATTAAAGACTTTATAAAAGCATCATGGCAAAACTTTTCTGTGATTAACACTAATACAATTCCAGACGAAGATGCAATAAAAATAAATGATGTGTCAGCAGAAGAAACAGAAATAAACGAAGATTCAAAAATTGATGCAGAAAATGAAATGATTGTAACTTCCGATAAAACCGAATCAGTATTTATACAAAACGAAAATACAATAATCGCAGAGAGTAAAACTGCACCTGCACCCGTAAAAGTTGAACAAATAAAAGATAAAAGTTCTAACTCCTTTGAATTACAGATAAAGAATAAAAGCATAATTATTCCAAATGGGAAAGTAAATCAAGAGTATTGCTTTCTTTTTAAAATTGAGGAACTCGGTTTAACAGAAATTGGCGATTATTGGTTTGAAGGACTAGAGCCAATTGGGCTGATTTTTAATTCTGACACAAATGAAATTAAAGGAAAACCAAACACTGCTGGCGACCATAAAATAAAACTAAAGATTAAGAGAAACGATTGGTCAGATGGAAAACCAGTATTCGAAAGACAAATTACATTTATAATTAATCCAGACCCAAAATCATTATGGAAAAATATTCCTACTCCAAATGACATTGAATATTATAAACCTGATAGCGACAAATGTTTTGTAAAAGTCACATCCTCTACCAATATATTTGGACTTGGAAAAACCCACAAAAAAGACATTGTTGCAGCAAGCCAAAGAGGTCGTTCACATGCCCAAGAAGGTAAACCCCGTGATGATGATTTTAATATTAGATATATAAGTGAAGTAGATTGGTATATTTTATCCGTTGCTGATGGTGCCGGTTCTGCTAAATCCTCAAGAAAAGGTTCTGAAATAGCATGTAAAACGGTAGTTGAAGTTTGCGAACAACTAATTAAGGAAAAGACGAAAGAATTTGAAAATCTAATCAAAGACTTTAGCACTGAAAAATCGGATGAGAGAAGAAAAAAAATGGGAGATTCTTTGTACGGTATTCTTGGTAATTCAGTGTTTAAAGCAGTAAAAAACATTGAAGAAGAAGCAAAGAAAACTAACAAACCTTTAAAAGATTATTCCACGACTCTAATAGTATCAATTTGTAAGAAATTCAAATTTGGATGGTTTGTTGGAGCATTTTGGGTAGGTGATGGTGGTATTGGTATTTACAATAAAGACACTAATTTTTTAAAGATTCTAGGAGAATCTGATGGTGGTGAATATGCAGGTCAGACACGTTTTTTAACAATGCCTGAGATAACCCAACCCACAGAATTATACAGAAGACTGAGGTTTGATATTGTTGATGATTTCACAGCATTAATTCTTATGTCTGATGGAATTACTGACCCGAAATTTGAAACAGATGCAAATTTGTTGAAAGTTGAAAAATGGAATGAATTATGGCAAGACCTATCAAAAGAGGTTGATTTTTCGGATGATAACGAAGCCTCAGCAGACCAATTGTTAAACTGGCTAGACTTTTGGTCGCCGGGTAATCATGATGATAGGACAATAGCAATACTATTTTAA
- a CDS encoding helix-hairpin-helix domain-containing protein, producing the protein MAKTVKITATDGSQVEFVDEMIGAGGMKDVYFSPDKSYVVAFFRDKQDFNAKDRLQNITGKYRENIFNQAGGEYWKDLYCWPTKIVEYNGKLGITCPTYQKQFFFKKGSINNDFLGIKGKEKEGKWYASAKNLNKFLAPEEKGDWFKYFQICIRISRAVKRLHAAGLAHSDLSYKNVLVDPTTGQASIIDIDGLVVPGKYPPDVLGTPDFIAPEVISTKHLPITDAKRKLPSIKTDRHALAVMIYMYLLYRHPLRGGKVNDLDSAKDEELSMGIKALFIEHPTDRSNRVKVDQLHPSQLPQGDPVKIPYSVCGPYLKELFNKAFIDGLQNPDIRPTADEWEQALLKTVDLMQPCQNPNCWHKWFVFDNSTKPKCPFCGTEYKGQLPVLNLYYSPKVGVFKPENYRLMVYNKQLLYMWHVNRFVNANEKTTPDQKIPVGDFHFHNGKWILINRKLTSMYDKDIDKKIEIGEAVELTEGKKILLSKENGGRLIIVQLVKS; encoded by the coding sequence ATGGCAAAAACAGTAAAAATTACAGCGACAGACGGCTCACAAGTTGAATTTGTGGACGAAATGATTGGTGCTGGCGGTATGAAAGATGTCTATTTTAGCCCTGACAAAAGTTATGTAGTGGCTTTTTTTAGAGATAAACAGGATTTTAATGCAAAAGACCGATTACAAAATATTACGGGCAAATACAGAGAAAACATTTTTAACCAAGCTGGTGGTGAATATTGGAAAGATTTATATTGTTGGCCAACTAAAATTGTGGAGTATAATGGTAAACTAGGAATTACTTGCCCAACATATCAAAAGCAATTTTTCTTTAAGAAGGGCTCTATAAATAATGATTTTTTAGGAATTAAAGGAAAAGAAAAGGAAGGAAAATGGTATGCTTCCGCTAAAAATTTAAACAAATTTTTAGCACCTGAAGAAAAAGGTGATTGGTTTAAATATTTTCAAATTTGTATTAGAATTAGTCGTGCAGTTAAAAGACTTCATGCTGCTGGCTTAGCTCATTCTGATTTGTCGTATAAAAATGTTTTAGTAGACCCAACAACAGGCCAAGCTTCAATAATAGACATTGACGGATTAGTCGTTCCTGGCAAGTACCCCCCCGATGTTTTAGGTACTCCTGATTTTATTGCTCCCGAAGTAATTTCAACAAAACACCTTCCAATTACTGATGCTAAACGAAAATTGCCAAGTATAAAAACAGATAGACATGCCTTAGCTGTAATGATTTATATGTATTTGTTATATCGACATCCTTTAAGAGGTGGTAAAGTTAATGATTTAGATTCAGCAAAGGATGAAGAGCTTTCTATGGGTATCAAGGCTCTATTTATTGAACATCCAACAGATAGAAGTAACAGAGTAAAAGTTGACCAGTTACACCCAAGTCAGCTACCTCAAGGTGACCCTGTTAAGATTCCATATTCTGTTTGTGGCCCATATTTAAAAGAACTATTTAATAAGGCTTTTATTGATGGTTTACAAAATCCAGATATTAGACCAACTGCTGACGAATGGGAGCAAGCATTGTTAAAAACTGTAGATTTAATGCAACCTTGTCAAAATCCTAACTGCTGGCACAAATGGTTTGTATTTGATAATTCGACAAAACCTAAATGCCCATTTTGTGGTACTGAATATAAAGGACAGTTACCTGTTTTAAATTTATATTATTCCCCAAAAGTAGGTGTTTTCAAACCTGAAAACTACAGATTGATGGTTTACAATAAGCAACTTTTGTACATGTGGCATGTAAATCGTTTTGTAAATGCTAATGAAAAAACTACCCCTGACCAAAAAATTCCTGTAGGAGACTTTCATTTTCATAATGGCAAATGGATTCTAATAAATAGAAAACTTACAAGTATGTACGATAAGGACATTGATAAAAAGATTGAGATTGGCGAAGCTGTTGAATTAACTGAAGGCAAAAAAATTCTTTTATCAAAGGAAAATGGAGGGAGATTAATTATTGTGCAATTAGTAAAATCATAA
- a CDS encoding TerY-C metal binding domain-containing protein — MRRLPIYFVIDVSESMIGEPIEQVQEGIGNIIKELRTDPYALETVYISIIVFAGKAQKVTPLIELYNFYPPKLPIGGGTSLGNALNYLMNDFDSSLQKTTPEIKGDWKPIVFLFTDGNPTDKYESAFDKWNQKYKSKSNLVVISLGDNTDTNIFGKITDQVLLLKNTDSESFKKFFKWVTASIKTSSVSVSESKDDGLHLAPITNGYLSKIDLEKGFSKKVDENFAVILAKCQSTKRPYLIKYQKRISPSEFKELALNTVDYKLVGAYPVENSYFDLCESDSNQIKINTSELVGFPACPCCGNQFGFSHCGCGNIMCTGEEEVSKCPWCGIEAKFGFGEGSININRTRG, encoded by the coding sequence ATGAGAAGATTACCCATATATTTTGTAATTGACGTTTCTGAGTCAATGATTGGCGAGCCTATTGAACAAGTTCAAGAAGGAATTGGTAATATCATTAAGGAACTTAGAACAGACCCTTATGCGTTAGAAACTGTTTATATTTCAATAATTGTCTTTGCTGGAAAAGCTCAAAAAGTAACACCTTTAATTGAACTTTACAATTTCTATCCGCCAAAATTACCTATTGGTGGTGGCACTTCATTGGGAAATGCACTAAATTATTTAATGAATGATTTTGATTCTTCGCTTCAAAAAACTACTCCTGAAATTAAGGGCGATTGGAAACCAATTGTTTTTTTATTTACCGATGGAAATCCAACAGACAAGTATGAATCTGCTTTTGATAAATGGAATCAAAAATATAAATCAAAATCCAATCTTGTAGTAATCTCATTGGGTGACAATACTGATACGAACATATTTGGTAAAATTACTGACCAGGTGCTATTGCTTAAAAATACGGATTCTGAATCATTTAAGAAGTTTTTTAAATGGGTAACAGCTTCAATCAAAACAAGTAGTGTAAGTGTATCGGAATCAAAAGATGATGGTTTGCATTTAGCACCAATCACAAATGGTTATTTATCAAAAATTGACCTTGAAAAGGGCTTTAGTAAAAAGGTTGATGAGAATTTTGCTGTTATTTTAGCCAAGTGTCAAAGCACCAAAAGACCATATTTAATCAAGTATCAAAAAAGAATTTCACCATCAGAATTTAAAGAATTAGCATTAAACACTGTAGATTACAAACTCGTTGGTGCATATCCAGTTGAAAACTCTTACTTTGATTTGTGCGAAAGTGATTCAAATCAAATCAAAATAAACACCTCTGAATTAGTTGGTTTTCCTGCTTGCCCTTGTTGTGGTAATCAATTTGGTTTTAGTCATTGTGGCTGTGGAAATATTATGTGTACGGGTGAAGAAGAAGTTAGTAAATGTCCTTGGTGTGGCATTGAAGCAAAATTTGGTTTTGGAGAAGGTAGTATTAATATTAACAGGACAAGGGGGTAG
- a CDS encoding TerD family protein — translation MAINLSKGQKIDLRKETGEKLTNFCVGVNWGAIETIKKGLFGTKKIIEDVDLDLSCIMTDNAGNLIDYIYSPDYNGFLQRNNLPLGKLTSVDGSLRHSGDDRKGDQGGDDGLDNEIITVDLNKVNSTIEKIFFFINIYLNQGQSFDFTNIPYAKIRMYEGTSTKVNKVFSNYDITTDSTFANKRALVLGKLYKRNGEWKFDAIGDPTEDKVFLETIQTILNKYAK, via the coding sequence ATGGCAATAAATTTATCAAAAGGTCAAAAAATTGACCTTAGAAAAGAAACTGGAGAGAAACTCACTAACTTCTGTGTTGGCGTTAATTGGGGTGCAATTGAAACCATCAAAAAAGGTCTATTTGGAACTAAAAAAATCATTGAAGATGTTGATTTGGATTTGAGTTGCATTATGACAGATAATGCAGGAAATTTAATTGACTATATCTATTCACCAGATTACAATGGTTTTTTACAACGAAATAATCTTCCACTTGGTAAATTGACATCTGTTGATGGTTCATTACGTCATAGTGGGGATGACAGAAAAGGCGACCAAGGCGGAGATGATGGTTTAGACAATGAAATTATAACGGTAGATTTAAATAAAGTAAATTCGACAATTGAGAAAATTTTCTTTTTCATCAACATCTATCTTAATCAAGGTCAGAGTTTTGATTTTACGAATATACCTTACGCAAAAATCCGTATGTACGAAGGTACATCAACAAAGGTAAATAAAGTATTTTCTAACTATGACATAACCACAGACTCCACATTCGCTAATAAAAGGGCTTTAGTTTTAGGGAAATTGTATAAACGCAATGGAGAATGGAAATTTGATGCTATCGGTGACCCGACAGAAGACAAAGTTTTTCTTGAAACAATTCAAACAATTTTAAACAAATACGCAAAATGA
- a CDS encoding vWA domain-containing protein — protein MRRLPVYILIQTSGAMRGEPIESIKVGLEAMVASLRQDPFALESVYMSIATFNRNVELLVPLTELESLQIPTINQPESGPTHLGEALQFICKKVDNEVELSTPDKKGDWMPLLFIMCDGRASDPQLFNTIISEIQKRHFGSIIACIVGSKTDVDNVRKITDKIVSLETTDSGTFKQFFKWVSASVSVGNRSIGATDQMLLPPPPPEVHSVI, from the coding sequence ATGAGAAGATTACCAGTATATATTTTGATTCAAACCTCCGGAGCAATGAGAGGTGAACCTATTGAATCAATAAAAGTAGGTTTAGAGGCTATGGTAGCTAGTTTAAGACAAGACCCATTTGCACTTGAATCAGTGTATATGAGTATCGCTACTTTCAACAGAAATGTTGAGTTGTTAGTTCCTCTAACTGAATTAGAAAGTTTGCAAATACCAACAATAAACCAACCAGAATCAGGCCCAACACATTTAGGGGAAGCTTTACAGTTTATTTGCAAAAAAGTGGATAATGAAGTGGAGTTAAGTACGCCTGATAAAAAAGGAGACTGGATGCCTTTACTATTTATAATGTGTGATGGAAGAGCATCAGACCCTCAGCTTTTTAACACAATAATATCTGAAATACAAAAACGCCATTTTGGTAGCATAATCGCGTGTATTGTTGGTTCGAAAACGGATGTTGATAATGTAAGAAAGATTACCGATAAAATTGTTAGTCTTGAAACAACTGATAGTGGCACATTTAAACAGTTTTTCAAATGGGTTTCAGCATCGGTTAGTGTTGGCAACAGAAGTATTGGTGCTACTGACCAAATGTTGTTACCACCGCCACCTCCGGAAGTTCATTCTGTAATATAA
- a CDS encoding PH domain-containing protein: MGNYINNNLIRGEVVEYETSYHWIIFVSFRALFTLFIAPLIDKWTDEFGITNKRVIIKTGLISRKTVELNLSKIESVNVNQSILGRILGYGSLQIVGTGGTKEIFANIQSPLTFRKRFQELC; encoded by the coding sequence ATGGGAAATTATATCAATAATAATCTTATACGGGGTGAAGTTGTTGAGTATGAGACATCTTATCACTGGATAATATTCGTTTCGTTCAGAGCTTTATTTACTCTTTTTATTGCTCCATTAATTGATAAATGGACAGATGAATTTGGAATTACCAACAAAAGAGTAATTATTAAAACTGGATTAATTAGTCGAAAAACAGTTGAACTAAATTTGTCGAAAATAGAAAGTGTAAATGTTAACCAAAGTATTCTTGGAAGAATTTTAGGGTATGGTAGTTTACAAATCGTAGGGACAGGTGGTACTAAAGAAATATTTGCCAATATCCAGAGCCCACTTACCTTCAGAAAAAGATTTCAAGAATTATGCTAA
- a CDS encoding TerD family protein, whose protein sequence is MAINLNKVTLEKQGDSHKIDLSKGNKSNKEIIINLNWTQETQKKGFLSGLFGGSQGIDLDLGCFYLLNDGQKSVIDGIQFAHGQGGPKDRLTKQGKYTGIPWVWHTGDDRSGAGSGENILVNPQGLSELKRIVVYCFIYEGVAKWTETNAVVTIKVPENPEIVVEMGKQYSSQKFCAIAEILFDQNDSITVKKLVTFHNGHGDCDKAYNWGMKWTAGSK, encoded by the coding sequence ATGGCAATAAATCTAAACAAAGTAACCCTTGAAAAACAAGGCGACAGTCATAAAATTGACTTGTCGAAAGGGAATAAATCCAATAAAGAGATAATCATAAATTTGAATTGGACTCAGGAAACTCAAAAGAAAGGGTTTTTATCTGGTCTATTTGGTGGTTCGCAAGGCATTGACCTTGACCTCGGTTGTTTTTATCTTCTTAATGATGGACAAAAATCTGTAATTGACGGAATTCAATTTGCTCACGGACAAGGAGGCCCCAAAGACAGACTAACAAAACAAGGAAAATATACAGGTATTCCCTGGGTTTGGCATACAGGCGATGACCGCTCAGGTGCTGGTTCAGGGGAGAATATTTTAGTTAATCCACAAGGATTATCTGAACTTAAAAGAATTGTAGTTTACTGTTTTATTTATGAAGGCGTTGCAAAATGGACTGAAACAAATGCAGTAGTTACAATAAAAGTTCCTGAAAATCCTGAAATTGTTGTTGAAATGGGCAAACAGTACAGCTCCCAAAAGTTTTGTGCGATTGCGGAAATATTATTTGACCAAAATGACTCTATCACAGTTAAAAAACTTGTAACCTTTCACAATGGTCACGGGGATTGTGATAAAGCATATAATTGGGGTATGAAGTGGACTGCTGGCAGTAAATAA
- a CDS encoding vWA domain-containing protein — MRRLPVYLVLDISGSMTGEPIEAVKNGVQVLVSTLRQDPYALETAFLSVITFDSSARQVVPLTELSMFQMPDIQATGTTALGDALSLLANKVSTEVTKSTAEVKGDWKPLVFIMTDGEPTDNWQKGLNDFKNQKFGMVVACAAGSGANTSILKQITEVVVQLDTADSATIKAFFKWVSASVSTGSQKIEASGKDVSGLNELPPPPPEVNIVV, encoded by the coding sequence ATGAGAAGATTACCAGTTTATTTAGTTTTGGATATTTCCGGTTCAATGACCGGAGAACCAATAGAAGCCGTAAAAAATGGTGTTCAGGTTTTGGTTTCAACGTTAAGGCAAGACCCGTATGCGTTGGAAACAGCCTTTTTAAGTGTAATTACTTTTGACAGTTCAGCGAGACAGGTTGTTCCGTTAACTGAATTATCAATGTTTCAGATGCCCGACATACAAGCAACGGGTACAACTGCTTTAGGTGATGCACTTTCTTTACTTGCAAATAAAGTAAGTACAGAGGTGACAAAATCAACAGCCGAAGTAAAAGGAGATTGGAAACCTTTGGTTTTCATTATGACAGATGGTGAACCTACTGATAATTGGCAGAAAGGCTTGAACGATTTTAAAAACCAAAAATTCGGAATGGTTGTCGCTTGTGCAGCAGGGTCAGGTGCTAATACCAGCATTTTAAAGCAAATTACTGAAGTCGTCGTTCAGCTTGATACAGCAGATAGTGCAACTATTAAAGCATTCTTTAAATGGGTTTCAGCTTCCGTAAGTACTGGTAGTCAAAAAATTGAGGCAAGCGGAAAAGATGTATCTGGTTTAAATGAGTTACCACCACCACCACCCGAAGTAAATATTGTAGTTTAA
- a CDS encoding TerD family protein has product MAINLEKGQRVNVNLPKFVVGLGWDANASSTGQDFDLDASVFVLGENKKLLTDSHFVFYNNLTSPDGAVEHTGDNLTGDGDGDDESIKIDLSKINPNATELCFVVTIHDAENRKQNFGQVRNSFVRVYNPDTKEEILKYELEEDFSIETAVEFGRLYKRNGEWKFEAVGVGQKGGLQDYLNKYN; this is encoded by the coding sequence ATGGCAATAAATTTAGAAAAAGGGCAACGAGTTAATGTGAATTTACCAAAATTCGTTGTCGGGCTTGGCTGGGATGCCAACGCTTCAAGTACAGGACAAGACTTTGATTTAGATGCTTCTGTTTTCGTATTAGGCGAAAACAAGAAACTTCTAACCGATTCTCATTTTGTTTTCTATAACAACCTTACCTCTCCAGATGGTGCAGTTGAACATACAGGTGATAATCTTACCGGTGATGGTGATGGTGACGATGAAAGCATAAAAATTGATTTGTCTAAAATTAACCCAAATGCTACTGAACTTTGTTTTGTCGTAACAATACATGATGCAGAAAATCGCAAACAAAACTTTGGTCAAGTGAGAAATTCATTTGTGCGTGTTTACAACCCTGATACAAAAGAAGAAATTCTGAAATATGAATTGGAAGAAGATTTTTCTATTGAAACGGCTGTTGAATTTGGTCGTTTGTATAAACGAAACGGAGAATGGAAATTTGAAGCTGTTGGGGTTGGACAAAAGGGTGGTTTGCAAGACTATTTAAACAAATATAATTAA